A window of the Isosphaera pallida ATCC 43644 genome harbors these coding sequences:
- a CDS encoding V4R domain-containing protein produces MPNVPEIADPKRLMLVWGEKPNPETLTLVRQAPDAGELRESMRIVKGPQPFKHNHYFDADFFRHDPKGGTLKTVYGQRVIRVTEDFVVAILGSLEEEVGDAAAEIMYKCGYEWGMEDMKSFYARAQAEFEVEINKMSMGFLLEQWWWPLTIEGWGTWRYDFRQAKQGLIFVDLYESAVAKSIGDIGKVVCYFYAGLFAAVFSVLAKRSLGAIEIQCYSTGEDYCKFLISSSKRVNAAAFWRNEGATSKEIQRKVAQMSS; encoded by the coding sequence ATGCCGAATGTCCCCGAGATCGCAGATCCCAAGCGTTTGATGCTGGTGTGGGGCGAGAAGCCCAACCCCGAAACGTTGACCCTGGTGCGCCAAGCGCCCGACGCTGGTGAACTCCGGGAGTCGATGCGGATCGTCAAGGGTCCGCAACCCTTCAAACACAACCACTACTTCGACGCCGATTTTTTCCGACACGACCCCAAGGGCGGCACCCTCAAAACAGTGTACGGCCAGCGGGTCATCCGGGTGACCGAAGATTTCGTGGTGGCGATCCTGGGCAGTCTCGAAGAGGAAGTGGGCGACGCGGCCGCCGAGATTATGTACAAGTGTGGCTATGAGTGGGGCATGGAGGACATGAAGTCGTTCTACGCCCGCGCTCAAGCGGAGTTCGAGGTCGAGATCAACAAAATGAGCATGGGCTTCCTGCTGGAACAGTGGTGGTGGCCCCTGACCATCGAGGGCTGGGGGACCTGGCGCTACGATTTCCGCCAGGCCAAGCAGGGTCTGATCTTCGTGGACCTCTACGAATCGGCCGTGGCCAAAAGCATCGGCGACATCGGCAAGGTGGTCTGCTACTTCTACGCCGGGCTGTTCGCCGCGGTCTTCAGCGTGCTGGCCAAACGTTCGCTGGGTGCCATCGAGATTCAGTGCTACTCTACCGGCGAGGACTACTGCAAGTTCCTGATCTCTTCCAGCAAACGAGTCAACGCCGCGGCCTTTTGGCGCAACGAAGGCGCGACCTCCAAGGAAATCCAACGCAAGGTGGCTCAGATGAGTTCCTAA
- a CDS encoding 2Fe-2S iron-sulfur cluster-binding protein, producing MKTIHFQPINESLPVKTQTDLLQALLAKNLNVLMSCGGKGLCSTCHVYIKEGMDRLTPRTERENRTLSYVTSVTPQSRLACQCRVLGEGVVVELPEGMYIERAEDLMGLLGTRAATNILHPINGSILIAKGKIITRTRLEELRDLNVEVERIRNSDD from the coding sequence ATGAAAACGATCCACTTCCAGCCGATCAACGAATCGCTGCCGGTCAAGACCCAGACCGACTTGCTCCAGGCGCTGCTGGCTAAGAATCTCAACGTCCTGATGTCCTGCGGTGGGAAGGGACTATGCTCCACCTGCCATGTCTACATCAAGGAGGGCATGGACCGCCTAACCCCGCGGACGGAGCGGGAAAACCGAACCCTCAGCTACGTCACCAGCGTCACGCCCCAAAGCCGCCTGGCCTGCCAATGCCGGGTGCTGGGCGAAGGAGTGGTGGTGGAACTCCCCGAGGGTATGTACATCGAACGAGCCGAAGACCTTATGGGCCTCTTGGGCACCCGCGCTGCGACCAACATCCTTCACCCCATCAACGGCTCCATCCTGATTGCCAAAGGGAAAATCATCACCCGAACCCGCCTGGAGGAACTCCGTGACCTCAACGTGGAGGTCGAACGCATCCGCAACTCCGATGACTAA